Proteins co-encoded in one Gemmatimonadales bacterium genomic window:
- a CDS encoding acyl-CoA dehydrogenase family protein, with protein sequence MPDAKLIRTFLEPHHPVFADQARSFATAEIAPRPEPADDAAARKEARELLGILGVGGWLKPILDLDLRGCCLMREALAEVSPLADAVFALQGLGTTPILLGGTQAQKDRWLGPIAEGKVMTAFAMTEAEAGSDVAAIASNARHEGSGYVITGAKTLISNAGIADLYIVFASTDRPKGAKGISCFLVPANTFGLRFRPQVLSAPHPLGQIAFEDCRVPADALLGDEGRGYGLGLAALDRLRPTVAAAACGMAARALAESLAHVKQRKQFGTALAQFQLVQQKLARMATDLTAARLLTYQAAYEKDQGQERITREAAMAKSFATEMAQRAVDDAVQLIGGRGVLADHPVERLYRAVRALRIYEGTTEIQQLIIAGELLKEG encoded by the coding sequence ATGCCCGACGCGAAGCTGATCCGGACCTTTCTCGAGCCGCATCATCCGGTCTTCGCGGACCAAGCCAGGAGCTTCGCGACGGCTGAGATCGCTCCGCGCCCGGAGCCGGCCGACGATGCCGCGGCTCGGAAGGAGGCGCGCGAGCTGCTTGGCATACTCGGCGTGGGCGGGTGGCTCAAGCCGATTCTCGATCTCGACCTCCGTGGCTGCTGCCTCATGCGAGAAGCACTCGCCGAAGTGTCCCCGCTCGCCGACGCGGTGTTTGCGCTGCAGGGGCTTGGCACCACGCCGATTCTGTTGGGCGGAACGCAGGCGCAGAAGGACCGATGGCTTGGACCGATTGCCGAGGGCAAGGTCATGACCGCCTTCGCGATGACCGAGGCCGAGGCGGGGTCGGACGTGGCCGCCATTGCCAGCAACGCGCGGCACGAGGGATCAGGATACGTCATCACCGGAGCCAAGACTCTGATCTCCAACGCCGGCATCGCCGATCTCTACATCGTGTTCGCCTCCACCGACCGGCCTAAGGGTGCCAAAGGGATCAGCTGCTTCCTGGTGCCGGCCAACACGTTCGGACTCCGGTTCCGCCCTCAGGTGCTGAGCGCGCCGCATCCGTTGGGTCAGATCGCCTTCGAGGACTGCCGGGTTCCTGCCGATGCGCTGCTCGGCGACGAGGGACGCGGGTACGGGCTCGGCCTCGCGGCACTGGACCGGTTGCGGCCGACCGTGGCGGCCGCGGCCTGCGGCATGGCGGCTCGCGCGCTCGCCGAATCACTCGCTCACGTGAAGCAGCGGAAGCAATTCGGCACCGCCCTGGCCCAATTCCAGCTGGTCCAGCAGAAGCTCGCCCGGATGGCCACCGATCTCACGGCCGCGCGGCTCCTCACCTATCAGGCGGCCTATGAGAAGGACCAGGGACAGGAGCGAATCACCCGCGAGGCCGCCATGGCCAAATCCTTCGCGACCGAGATGGCCCAGCGGGCTGTTGACGACGCGGTGCAGCTCATCGGAGGACGCGGCGTGCTGGCCGATCATCCAGTGGAGCGACTGTACCGCGCCGTGCGGGCGCTCCGGATCTACGAGGGCACGACGGAGATTCAGCAATTGATCATCGCAGGGGAGCTCCTGAAGGAAGGCTGA
- a CDS encoding enoyl-CoA hydratase family protein, with the protein MTPLHPRSFLYTVDPATAVATITLNRPERLNALTFEVYTELRDTFRALDAEPGIRAIIITGTGRAFCTGGDVEDIIGALFTRDAAGLLDFTRLTGDLILSIRQCRRPVVAALNGTVAGAGAVIAAASDIRIAAESAKIAFLFSRVGLTGADMGAAWLLPRIVGMAHASEILMLGDFLSAERAVQIGLYNRVVPAERLMAEATEVASRLARGPSVALGVTKQALNEEAAMTLVSALEWEAKAQAECMQNPNFREAYEAFRAKREPRFE; encoded by the coding sequence GTGACGCCCCTGCATCCCAGGTCATTTCTCTACACCGTCGACCCGGCGACCGCCGTCGCCACGATCACGCTCAACCGGCCCGAGCGACTCAATGCACTCACCTTCGAGGTCTACACCGAGCTCAGGGACACCTTCCGCGCACTCGACGCTGAGCCCGGCATTCGCGCCATCATCATCACCGGCACCGGGCGAGCCTTCTGCACCGGCGGAGATGTCGAGGACATCATCGGCGCGCTGTTCACCAGGGATGCCGCCGGATTGCTCGACTTCACCCGGCTCACGGGCGATCTCATCCTCTCCATCCGCCAGTGTCGCCGCCCGGTGGTGGCGGCGCTCAACGGAACCGTGGCCGGCGCAGGAGCGGTGATCGCGGCGGCCAGCGACATCCGGATCGCGGCGGAGAGCGCCAAGATCGCCTTTCTCTTCTCCCGGGTGGGCCTCACGGGCGCCGACATGGGCGCTGCCTGGCTGCTTCCTCGCATCGTCGGCATGGCGCACGCGAGCGAGATCCTCATGCTGGGTGACTTTCTCAGCGCCGAGCGCGCAGTCCAGATCGGGCTCTACAACCGGGTGGTCCCCGCGGAGCGGCTGATGGCCGAAGCCACCGAGGTCGCCAGCCGGCTGGCGCGGGGACCGTCGGTGGCGCTCGGCGTCACCAAGCAGGCGCTCAATGAGGAGGCCGCGATGACCCTGGTCTCCGCCCTCGAATGGGAGGCGAAGGCCCAAGCCGAGTGCATGCAGAACCCGAACTTCCGTGAAGCCTACGAGGCGTTCCGCGCCAAGCGCGAACCGAGGTTCGAGTAG
- a CDS encoding DoxX family protein, with amino-acid sequence MFTTTSTVPLDVATVSGGLLIARLVLGLAMAAHGTQKLFGWFGGYGLAGTGGYFEGLGFRPGRLFAAAAALGEITGGLLVTLGLFGPIGPALMISTMLVAIATVHWSNGFFASGNGVELPFLYAAGALALAFTGFGGFSLDALAGLAGLYSPGFVTLAVIAGVLGGLGTLALRQSAGKPVEAHS; translated from the coding sequence ATGTTCACCACTACCTCGACGGTCCCGCTGGACGTGGCAACGGTAAGCGGGGGTCTGCTGATCGCCCGGCTGGTGCTGGGGCTCGCCATGGCGGCACACGGTACTCAGAAGCTCTTCGGCTGGTTTGGCGGCTACGGTCTTGCGGGAACCGGCGGCTACTTCGAGGGCCTGGGATTCCGGCCGGGCCGGCTCTTCGCGGCCGCGGCGGCCCTCGGCGAGATCACCGGCGGCCTGCTGGTGACGCTGGGCCTGTTCGGCCCGATCGGCCCGGCCCTGATGATCTCGACGATGCTGGTGGCGATCGCCACCGTCCACTGGAGTAACGGCTTCTTTGCGAGCGGAAACGGCGTCGAGCTGCCGTTCCTCTATGCCGCGGGCGCACTGGCGCTGGCCTTTACCGGCTTTGGCGGCTTCTCGCTCGACGCGCTCGCAGGGTTGGCGGGACTCTACTCGCCGGGGTTCGTGACGCTCGCGGTGATCGCGGGGGTGCTGGGCGGACTCGGCACGCTCGCGCTGCGGCAGTCGGCGGGCAAGCCGGTCGAGGCTCACAGTTGA
- a CDS encoding creatininase family protein, with product MTWEDAREAAGPGSAAILPVGAIEAHGPHLPLETDVIIAQAMARAGAARLSARGLRVVVLPPLTYTAAAFAQNFAGTLSLRPETVTATVRDIAACLVRHEFGVLAIANAHLDPEHLGSLDAAAALIRRDLELAVACPNLAAKPWALRLGDEFRSGACHAGQFETSVVLAERPELVRGALMASLPANPVSLSRAIRDGKRSFEEAGGAQAYFGFPAQASAEEGRATIEVLGQILDEAVQAELTARAEQTR from the coding sequence ATGACCTGGGAAGACGCACGCGAGGCCGCGGGCCCGGGGTCCGCCGCCATTCTGCCGGTGGGCGCCATCGAGGCGCACGGTCCGCACCTGCCGCTCGAGACGGACGTGATCATCGCCCAGGCGATGGCGCGCGCCGGTGCCGCCCGGCTGAGCGCGCGGGGACTCCGGGTGGTCGTTCTCCCGCCGCTGACCTACACCGCCGCGGCATTTGCGCAGAACTTTGCGGGGACGCTCTCGCTTCGCCCGGAGACGGTCACGGCGACGGTGCGGGACATCGCCGCGTGCCTGGTACGGCATGAGTTCGGAGTGCTGGCCATCGCCAACGCGCATCTCGATCCGGAACACCTCGGCTCGCTCGATGCCGCCGCCGCCCTGATCCGACGCGATCTCGAGCTCGCGGTAGCATGTCCCAACCTCGCGGCCAAGCCGTGGGCCCTCCGGCTGGGGGACGAATTCCGCAGCGGCGCGTGCCACGCAGGGCAGTTCGAGACGTCGGTCGTGCTGGCCGAACGGCCGGAGCTGGTCCGCGGGGCACTGATGGCCTCGCTGCCGGCGAACCCCGTCTCCCTGTCCCGTGCCATCCGCGATGGCAAGCGGAGCTTCGAGGAGGCGGGCGGCGCCCAGGCGTACTTCGGCTTTCCGGCCCAGGCGAGCGCCGAGGAGGGCCGGGCCACGATCGAGGTGCTCGGTCAGATTCTCGACGAAGCGGTGCAAGCCGAGCTCACCGCCAGGGCCGAGCAGACGAGATGA
- a CDS encoding MarR family transcriptional regulator, with the protein MVSRLLAEIKQTKPFARPGEEALVSILRTAAVVEHEINDVLKPFDLTSTQYNVLRILRGAGSTGLCGREVGERLITQVPDVPRLLDRMTDAGLIARERDPADRRHVTARITPKGLRLLDDAEPALSAIERRRMGSLRPDDIQALLRHLEAVRSGT; encoded by the coding sequence ATGGTCAGTCGCCTGCTCGCCGAGATCAAACAGACCAAGCCGTTCGCCCGGCCGGGGGAGGAGGCACTGGTGAGCATCCTGCGCACCGCCGCCGTGGTAGAGCACGAGATCAACGATGTGCTCAAGCCGTTCGACCTCACCAGCACCCAGTACAACGTGCTCCGGATCCTTCGCGGCGCCGGATCGACCGGTCTCTGCGGCCGCGAGGTCGGTGAGCGGCTGATCACCCAGGTGCCCGACGTCCCACGGCTGCTGGACCGGATGACCGACGCCGGCCTGATTGCCCGCGAGCGCGATCCCGCCGACCGGCGGCACGTCACCGCGCGCATCACGCCGAAGGGACTGCGCCTGCTGGACGACGCGGAGCCGGCCCTCAGTGCCATTGAGCGGAGGCGAATGGGTTCCCTCCGCCCGGACGATATCCAGGCGCTGCTTCGCCATCTGGAGGCCGTGCGGTCGGGAACCTAA
- a CDS encoding bifunctional salicylyl-CoA 5-hydroxylase/oxidoreductase — protein MRVAIVGAGPAGLYLAILLKRDDPSHQVTVYERNRVEDTFGFGVVFSDETLENVGEADPDTNDAMAAAAARWEEIEIHYRGTVMRSTGHRFSGVERKTLLDLLARRAQSLGVEVQWQREIRDLTDCGLPAADLIVAADGVASLIRDQLSDTFQPQLDWRYNRFVWLGSARAFPAFTFYFKPSPAGLWRTHAYQYAPGRSTFIVEAREDTWQASGLDANDERGTVAYLERLFQDELQGHPLVANRSIWRRFPTVRNARWHSGNVVLLGDAAHTAHFSVGSGTKLAMEDAIALAAALRAERSIPGALASYEASRRPQVESLQRAAQASLEWFESVERYHDTEPLQFAFNLLTRSLRITHENLKVRDPALVSQVDRWFAEQAARQSGRPVTLEPCPPPLFTPYRLRELVLPNRIVVSSMCQYRAEDGLPNDWHLVHLGSRAIGGAGLVMTEMTDVSREGRISPGCAGMYLPGHVAAWRRIVEFVHQGSEAKLGLQLSHAGRKGSTCRLWEGEDEPLPDGNWPLIAPSPIPYRSHNQIPREMTRADMDQVAADFVRATGMADAAGFDLLELHLAHGYLLASFISPLTNRRTDEYGGSLTNRMRYPLEIVTRVRAEWPQAKPLSVRISAVDWAPGGTEAHDAVEVARMVVAAGADIVDVSAGQTVPEAKPVYGRQFQTPFSDRVRHEARVPTMTVGNISSPADVNTILAAGRADLVVLARAHLWDPYWTRHAAADLGYTLPWPPEYATLNRYTPRLR, from the coding sequence GTGAGAGTCGCCATCGTAGGGGCGGGGCCCGCCGGCCTCTATCTCGCCATCCTGCTCAAGCGCGACGACCCCAGCCACCAGGTGACGGTCTATGAGCGGAACCGGGTGGAGGACACGTTCGGCTTCGGGGTGGTGTTCTCGGACGAGACGCTGGAGAACGTCGGCGAGGCCGATCCCGACACCAACGACGCAATGGCCGCCGCTGCCGCGCGCTGGGAGGAGATCGAGATCCACTACCGCGGCACGGTCATGCGCTCCACCGGGCATCGCTTCTCGGGCGTGGAACGGAAGACCCTGCTGGACCTGCTGGCCCGGCGGGCGCAATCGCTGGGCGTCGAGGTTCAGTGGCAGCGCGAGATTCGAGATCTCACCGACTGCGGCCTTCCCGCCGCCGATCTGATCGTCGCGGCGGACGGCGTGGCCAGCCTGATCCGCGACCAGCTGTCTGACACATTCCAACCTCAGCTCGACTGGCGCTACAACCGCTTCGTCTGGCTCGGCAGCGCCCGAGCGTTTCCCGCGTTCACCTTCTACTTCAAGCCTTCGCCGGCCGGGCTCTGGCGCACCCATGCCTATCAGTATGCTCCCGGACGCTCGACCTTCATCGTGGAGGCCAGGGAAGACACCTGGCAGGCGAGTGGACTCGACGCGAACGACGAGCGGGGCACCGTCGCGTACCTGGAGCGGCTCTTCCAGGACGAGCTGCAGGGCCATCCGCTGGTGGCCAACCGCTCCATCTGGCGCCGGTTTCCCACGGTCCGGAACGCGCGCTGGCACTCGGGGAACGTGGTGCTGCTGGGCGACGCCGCCCACACGGCGCACTTCTCGGTCGGCTCCGGCACCAAGCTCGCGATGGAAGACGCCATCGCGCTGGCGGCGGCGCTCCGAGCCGAGCGATCGATTCCCGGCGCGCTCGCCAGCTACGAGGCGAGCCGGCGGCCGCAGGTGGAAAGCCTCCAGCGCGCGGCCCAGGCGAGCCTCGAGTGGTTCGAATCGGTGGAACGTTACCACGATACCGAGCCGCTGCAGTTCGCCTTCAATCTGCTCACCCGCAGCCTCCGCATCACCCATGAGAACCTGAAGGTTCGCGATCCCGCCCTGGTGAGCCAGGTCGACCGCTGGTTCGCCGAGCAGGCTGCCAGGCAGAGCGGGCGTCCGGTGACGCTCGAGCCGTGTCCTCCACCCTTGTTCACCCCCTACCGGCTTCGCGAGCTGGTGCTGCCCAACCGGATCGTGGTCTCCTCGATGTGCCAGTACCGGGCGGAGGACGGGCTTCCGAACGACTGGCACCTGGTCCACCTGGGCAGCCGGGCCATCGGCGGCGCCGGGCTGGTGATGACGGAGATGACCGACGTGAGCCGGGAAGGCCGGATCTCCCCCGGCTGCGCCGGGATGTATCTCCCGGGTCATGTTGCCGCATGGCGGCGGATCGTGGAGTTCGTGCATCAAGGGAGCGAGGCCAAGCTCGGCCTGCAGCTCTCGCACGCGGGGAGGAAGGGATCGACCTGCCGGCTGTGGGAGGGCGAGGATGAGCCGCTGCCCGACGGGAACTGGCCGCTGATCGCGCCGTCTCCCATCCCCTACCGTTCCCACAACCAGATCCCCCGGGAGATGACCCGGGCCGACATGGACCAGGTCGCCGCCGACTTCGTCCGGGCCACCGGCATGGCCGACGCTGCCGGGTTCGACCTCCTGGAGCTCCACCTCGCGCATGGGTACCTGCTGGCTTCGTTCATCTCGCCTCTCACCAACCGGCGAACCGACGAGTATGGCGGATCCCTCACCAACCGAATGCGCTACCCGCTGGAGATCGTGACCCGGGTCCGCGCCGAGTGGCCTCAGGCCAAGCCGCTGTCCGTCAGGATCTCGGCCGTCGACTGGGCGCCCGGCGGCACGGAGGCGCACGATGCGGTGGAGGTAGCGCGGATGGTGGTTGCCGCGGGGGCCGACATCGTGGACGTCTCCGCGGGCCAGACCGTCCCCGAAGCGAAGCCGGTCTACGGTCGGCAGTTCCAGACCCCGTTCAGCGACCGGGTCCGGCATGAGGCGCGGGTGCCGACGATGACGGTGGGGAACATCTCATCCCCCGCGGACGTCAACACCATCCTGGCCGCCGGCCGGGCGGATCTGGTGGTGCTGGCGCGAGCGCACCTGTGGGACCCGTACTGGACCCGGCACGCGGCCGCCGACCTGGGGTACACGCTTCCCTGGCCGCCGGAGTACGCAACCTTGAACCGGTACACTCCCCGACTGCGGTAG
- a CDS encoding 3-hydroxyacyl-CoA dehydrogenase NAD-binding domain-containing protein, with amino-acid sequence MGEIDYRVDRGVAVITFANPPVNGLSHAVRAGISAALERARTDPSVRAVVLTGAGGLFSGGADIREFGTPASTADPTLRRLVELVETSAKPVVAAIAGTCLGGGLELAMAAHYRVARADAKLGLPEVKLGLLPGAGGTQRLPRLVGVARAIEMIVSGEAVPATAVAHTALLDQVTDGDPLTQAVDLAASTAVATGPPPRVRDIPLDEPNLATLCQAARATLETARPLLPAPVRAVDAIAAAGGPFDEGLATERQTFLELMESPESKGLRHAFFAERAAGKVDGITPSTAIRRLERAAVIGAGTMGAGIAVALLDAGIPLWLVETDQAALDRGLARIAGIYDAQVRKGKLAEPERERRLALLRPTLSYEAIGQADLVIEAVFESLEVKRQVFLALDRVMQPGAILATNTSTLDVDAIADFTRRPADVLGLHFISPANVMRLLEIVRGRTTSPEVLATALTLAKTLRKVGVVSGVCDGFIGNRMLDGYIRQVWYLLEEGATPQQIDRAMETFGFAMGPLRVGDPGGHDVSPPAPSVVVEELISSHRAEIGISPRRIDDSEIVDRLVYALVNEGARILEEGIAARASDIDVVYLTGYGFPRSRGGPMFHADNVGLDRVLRRVREFGSNSHGDPGFWTPAPLLVRLAASAGTFSGGS; translated from the coding sequence GTGGGTGAGATCGACTACCGGGTCGACCGCGGCGTCGCGGTCATTACCTTCGCCAACCCACCCGTCAACGGCCTGTCGCACGCGGTTCGTGCCGGCATCTCAGCGGCGCTGGAGCGTGCCCGCACCGACCCGTCCGTCCGGGCCGTCGTCCTCACCGGGGCCGGTGGTCTCTTCTCCGGTGGCGCCGACATCCGCGAGTTCGGCACGCCGGCGAGCACGGCGGATCCCACCCTGCGCCGGCTCGTCGAGCTGGTGGAAACGAGTGCCAAGCCGGTGGTCGCCGCGATTGCCGGAACCTGCCTCGGCGGCGGCCTCGAGCTGGCGATGGCCGCGCACTATCGCGTCGCGCGTGCGGACGCAAAGCTCGGCTTGCCGGAGGTAAAGCTTGGGCTTCTGCCGGGGGCGGGTGGCACCCAGCGCCTGCCGCGGCTGGTGGGTGTCGCTAGGGCGATCGAAATGATCGTGAGTGGCGAGGCGGTGCCGGCCACCGCGGTCGCACACACCGCCCTGCTCGATCAGGTGACCGACGGCGATCCGCTCACTCAAGCAGTGGACCTCGCGGCCTCCACCGCCGTCGCGACTGGGCCTCCTCCCAGAGTTCGCGATATCCCGCTCGACGAACCGAACCTCGCGACGCTGTGCCAGGCCGCGCGGGCCACGCTCGAGACGGCGCGGCCCCTGCTGCCGGCGCCGGTCCGCGCGGTGGACGCGATCGCGGCGGCGGGCGGACCGTTCGATGAAGGCCTGGCCACCGAGCGGCAGACCTTTCTCGAGCTCATGGAGTCGCCGGAGTCGAAGGGGCTCAGGCACGCGTTCTTTGCGGAGCGCGCGGCAGGCAAGGTGGACGGCATCACGCCATCGACTGCCATCCGCCGGCTCGAGCGGGCCGCGGTGATCGGCGCAGGCACCATGGGCGCCGGGATTGCCGTCGCGCTGCTCGACGCCGGCATTCCGCTCTGGCTCGTCGAGACCGATCAAGCGGCGCTGGACCGCGGGCTAGCGCGGATCGCGGGGATCTACGACGCGCAGGTTCGAAAGGGCAAGCTCGCCGAGCCCGAGCGCGAGCGCCGCCTGGCCCTGCTCCGGCCGACGCTTTCCTATGAAGCCATCGGCCAGGCCGACCTGGTAATCGAAGCGGTGTTTGAATCGCTCGAGGTCAAGCGCCAGGTCTTCCTTGCGCTCGACCGGGTGATGCAGCCGGGCGCCATCCTCGCGACCAACACCTCGACACTCGATGTCGACGCCATCGCGGACTTCACCCGCCGGCCCGCCGACGTGCTGGGCCTCCACTTCATCAGTCCGGCGAACGTGATGCGGCTGCTGGAGATCGTGCGCGGACGCACCACATCGCCCGAGGTGCTCGCGACGGCGCTCACCCTCGCCAAGACACTCCGAAAGGTGGGGGTGGTCTCTGGAGTCTGCGACGGATTCATCGGCAACCGGATGCTGGACGGCTATATCAGGCAGGTCTGGTACCTGCTCGAGGAAGGTGCCACGCCGCAGCAGATCGACCGGGCCATGGAGACCTTCGGGTTCGCCATGGGCCCGCTTCGGGTCGGCGATCCGGGGGGCCACGATGTCAGCCCCCCCGCGCCATCGGTCGTCGTGGAGGAGCTCATCAGCTCGCACCGGGCGGAGATCGGGATCTCTCCCCGCCGGATCGACGACAGCGAGATCGTCGATCGCCTGGTCTATGCCCTGGTGAACGAAGGCGCGAGGATCCTCGAGGAAGGGATCGCGGCCCGGGCGAGTGACATCGACGTGGTGTATCTCACCGGCTACGGTTTTCCGCGGTCACGCGGTGGCCCGATGTTCCATGCCGATAACGTGGGGTTGGATCGGGTCTTACGGAGGGTACGTGAGTTCGGGAGTAATTCGCACGGCGATCCCGGCTTCTGGACGCCGGCACCGCTGCTGGTGCGCCTGGCGGCGTCGGCGGGGACGTTCAGCGGAGGGTCATAG
- a CDS encoding SDR family NAD(P)-dependent oxidoreductase translates to MSSLSRGVAVVTGGGRGIGAATARALSDAGLDVVVAARTGEQIERQAAALVAMGRRARAVVCDVTSEASVEALSRAASELGPVAVLVNNAGAAGSMPVVRTSLEDWNRLLAINATGAFLCTRAFLPGMLERQQGRVINVSSTAGLRGGKYLAAYAAAKHALLGLTRSAAAEVAGSGVTVNAVCPGFVDTEMTSETVARIMAKTGRTREEALAAALDSEGQVRLIAPEEVAAAVVSLAATAVPHAPNGEIVVLDGRDQMAGRFAIINPEELGAPRGWNNGMLAHAGGRMLFIAGQTARDSSGRVPATDFVSQFDRALDNLLAVLRHAGGEPGDIGRFTIYVTDMAQYRASLKSLGEVYRRRMGTHYPAMALVEVTSLVDPQAVVEIEATAVLGANLSVDGGQHKGNL, encoded by the coding sequence ATGAGCTCCCTGAGCCGTGGAGTGGCTGTGGTGACCGGCGGCGGCCGCGGGATCGGAGCGGCCACCGCCCGCGCGCTGTCGGACGCCGGTCTCGATGTGGTCGTCGCCGCCCGCACGGGCGAGCAGATCGAGCGCCAGGCCGCCGCGCTGGTGGCCATGGGCCGCCGGGCGAGGGCGGTGGTCTGTGACGTGACCAGCGAAGCCAGCGTGGAGGCCCTCTCCCGCGCGGCGTCCGAGCTGGGACCGGTGGCGGTTCTGGTCAACAACGCGGGCGCCGCCGGGTCGATGCCTGTGGTCCGGACCTCGCTCGAGGATTGGAATCGGCTCCTGGCCATCAACGCCACCGGGGCCTTCCTATGCACCCGGGCGTTTCTCCCGGGGATGCTCGAGCGGCAGCAGGGCCGAGTGATCAACGTGTCGTCGACGGCGGGTCTCCGCGGGGGGAAGTATCTCGCGGCCTACGCCGCTGCCAAGCACGCGCTGCTGGGTCTCACCCGGTCGGCGGCCGCCGAGGTTGCCGGCAGCGGGGTGACGGTGAACGCCGTCTGCCCCGGCTTCGTCGATACCGAGATGACATCCGAGACCGTGGCCAGGATCATGGCCAAGACCGGCCGCACCCGCGAGGAAGCGCTGGCGGCCGCCCTCGACTCCGAGGGTCAGGTCCGCTTGATCGCGCCCGAAGAGGTGGCGGCGGCGGTGGTCTCGCTCGCCGCCACTGCGGTTCCCCATGCTCCCAACGGAGAGATCGTGGTCCTGGACGGGAGAGATCAGATGGCCGGCCGCTTCGCGATCATCAACCCCGAGGAGCTCGGTGCGCCCCGCGGCTGGAACAACGGGATGCTGGCGCACGCGGGGGGAAGGATGCTCTTCATCGCGGGCCAGACCGCGCGGGACAGCTCGGGGCGAGTGCCGGCCACCGACTTCGTCTCTCAGTTCGATCGGGCGTTGGACAACCTGCTCGCCGTCCTCCGCCATGCCGGCGGCGAGCCGGGTGACATCGGGCGATTCACCATCTATGTCACCGACATGGCCCAGTACCGCGCGAGCCTCAAGTCCCTGGGCGAAGTGTACCGACGCCGGATGGGGACACACTACCCGGCGATGGCGCTGGTGGAGGTGACGTCGCTGGTGGATCCGCAGGCGGTGGTGGAGATCGAAGCAACCGCGGTGCTTGGGGCCAATCTCTCGGTCGATGGCGGGCAGCACAAGGGAAATCTGTGA
- a CDS encoding benzoate-CoA ligase family protein — protein MTTDDPARLNIADFFLDARVREGRGDRTALVTDAGRWTYREVQALANRYANLLNSAGVAPEQRVIIALPDGPDYVGALFGILKIGAVVVMVNPELKPEAIEYFFEYSRAAVALVGAVHADAFGAAGRHAAHAPALLVVGGSDWRSRLDAAPATLRNYPTHPDDAAIWLFSGGTTGRPKAAVQPHRSFVNTAQCYARQVLRYTEDDVTLSVPKLYFGYATGSNLLFPFAAGAASVLFDERCTADAIFSRIARNRPTILITVPTMVNQMVSHPEAGRQDLSSLRLATSAGEGLPEELHARWDERFGVPLLDGLGTAEMWHIFLSNRLGRVRRGTLGEAVPGFEIKVADEEGREVPDGTIGHLWVRGGSRALGYWQQLEKSQACFRGDWVVTGDLVRRDADGYYTYGGRADELLKVSGKWLSATEVEGCLLQHPAVSQAAVVGVADANGLMKPHAYVVPRESFAGAQEQGLVEELKAFVRDRLEPYKCPREVIFLASLPMTHLGKVDRGKLRAPPSG, from the coding sequence ATGACGACCGACGATCCCGCCCGTCTCAACATCGCCGACTTCTTCCTCGATGCCCGGGTACGCGAGGGCCGGGGCGACCGGACCGCGCTGGTGACCGATGCCGGACGGTGGACCTATCGTGAGGTCCAGGCGTTGGCCAACCGCTATGCCAACCTGCTGAACTCGGCGGGAGTGGCGCCGGAACAGCGGGTGATCATCGCCCTGCCCGATGGGCCCGACTACGTGGGGGCGCTGTTCGGCATCCTCAAGATCGGCGCCGTGGTCGTCATGGTGAACCCGGAGCTCAAGCCCGAGGCCATCGAGTATTTCTTCGAGTACAGCCGCGCCGCAGTGGCGCTGGTGGGCGCGGTGCACGCGGACGCGTTTGGCGCCGCGGGCCGCCACGCTGCCCATGCACCCGCGCTGCTGGTCGTGGGCGGCAGCGACTGGAGATCGCGGCTCGACGCGGCACCGGCGACCCTGAGGAACTACCCCACCCACCCGGATGATGCAGCCATCTGGCTCTTCTCCGGCGGCACCACCGGTCGGCCCAAGGCAGCGGTGCAGCCGCATCGCTCGTTCGTCAACACGGCACAGTGCTACGCCCGGCAGGTCCTCAGGTATACCGAGGATGATGTGACGCTCTCGGTGCCCAAGCTCTACTTCGGCTACGCTACCGGCTCCAATCTCCTGTTTCCCTTCGCGGCCGGCGCCGCCAGCGTGCTGTTCGACGAGCGTTGCACCGCGGACGCGATCTTCAGCCGGATTGCCCGAAACCGGCCCACCATCCTGATCACCGTGCCCACCATGGTGAACCAGATGGTGAGTCATCCCGAGGCCGGCCGTCAGGACCTCTCCTCCCTGCGCCTGGCCACCTCGGCCGGAGAGGGCTTGCCCGAGGAGTTACACGCCCGCTGGGACGAGCGGTTCGGGGTTCCCCTGCTCGATGGCCTGGGTACCGCCGAGATGTGGCACATCTTCCTGTCCAATCGCCTGGGCCGGGTGCGCCGTGGCACGCTGGGCGAGGCGGTGCCTGGGTTCGAGATCAAGGTGGCGGACGAGGAGGGCCGGGAAGTACCCGACGGGACCATCGGGCACCTCTGGGTGCGGGGCGGCTCGCGGGCGCTGGGATACTGGCAGCAGCTGGAGAAGAGCCAGGCCTGCTTCCGAGGGGATTGGGTGGTGACCGGAGACCTGGTCCGGCGCGACGCCGACGGCTACTACACCTATGGTGGCCGAGCCGACGAGCTGCTCAAGGTATCGGGCAAATGGCTGTCGGCCACCGAGGTGGAGGGCTGTCTGCTGCAGCATCCCGCGGTGTCGCAGGCGGCGGTCGTGGGCGTGGCCGATGCCAATGGGTTGATGAAGCCGCACGCGTACGTCGTTCCGCGCGAGTCCTTCGCTGGCGCTCAGGAGCAGGGCCTAGTGGAAGAGCTTAAGGCATTCGTGCGCGACCGCCTGGAGCCGTACAAATGTCCGCGCGAGGTGATCTTCCTGGCTTCACTCCCGATGACGCACCTCGGGAAGGTGGATCGGGGCAAGCTCAGGGCGCCGCCGAGTGGGTGA